A region of Candidatus Neomarinimicrobiota bacterium DNA encodes the following proteins:
- the galK gene encoding galactokinase, producing MRSLEKLIRENERVFAEHFGGNPACTSTAPGRINIIGEHTDYTMGLAMPAAIDRWILVSIAPRRDRICRIVSRDFHSEMTFELGGEFIPSENWQAYVFGAASVAHDLSELPTGFQGVISGNIPVGSGLSSSGALEVALMNGIRSVFSLDFDDLTLIRLCQRVEHEFIDVQSGLLDQFASQFSRDDELVVIDFDTLTFEHFEADMGEYRWIVLDTGVKREIAQTEYMERVRECERGLSELQESGFPLSGFRDITGDHLSYLTGKTQKRIRHFLNENSRVLKVRQLILEKDFGGVGALLAESHRSLREDYEVSCDELDFLVEKALDHSDCAGGRMMGGGFGGCTLNLVRNSAIGQFMENLKEQFYVRFSQEPKSYVFNLVSGARVWWNSQADERH from the coding sequence ATGAGGAGTCTTGAGAAGCTCATACGTGAAAATGAACGGGTTTTTGCAGAGCATTTCGGCGGCAATCCCGCTTGCACATCGACAGCGCCGGGGCGAATCAATATTATCGGAGAACACACAGACTACACAATGGGACTGGCCATGCCGGCGGCGATAGACCGGTGGATACTCGTTTCAATCGCTCCCAGACGGGATCGTATCTGCCGGATTGTGAGCAGGGATTTCCACTCTGAGATGACGTTTGAACTGGGAGGGGAGTTCATTCCATCAGAAAACTGGCAAGCCTACGTTTTTGGGGCCGCATCCGTTGCCCATGATCTTTCTGAGCTTCCGACAGGATTTCAGGGAGTGATTTCGGGAAACATCCCTGTCGGATCAGGTTTATCGTCCTCAGGCGCGTTGGAAGTGGCTTTGATGAATGGTATTCGTTCCGTTTTCAGCCTCGATTTCGACGATTTGACCCTCATTCGGCTGTGCCAGAGAGTTGAGCACGAATTCATCGATGTTCAAAGCGGTCTGCTCGATCAGTTTGCATCGCAATTTTCCCGAGACGACGAGCTTGTGGTCATAGATTTTGACACACTGACGTTCGAACATTTTGAAGCGGACATGGGGGAATACAGGTGGATTGTGCTGGACACGGGAGTCAAAAGGGAAATTGCTCAGACAGAATACATGGAACGGGTCAGAGAATGTGAACGGGGCTTGTCGGAACTTCAGGAATCCGGTTTTCCGTTGTCCGGATTTCGCGATATTACCGGAGATCATTTGAGCTATCTGACGGGGAAGACTCAAAAGCGGATTCGCCACTTCTTGAACGAAAACTCAAGGGTATTGAAAGTAAGGCAGCTCATTCTTGAAAAAGATTTCGGCGGAGTTGGTGCTCTACTCGCGGAATCCCACCGGAGTCTCAGGGAGGACTATGAAGTCTCCTGCGACGAACTCGATTTCCTTGTTGAAAAAGCGTTGGATCATTCAGACTGCGCCGGGGGAAGAATGATGGGAGGCGGTTTCGGAGGATGCACCTTGAACTTGGTTCGGAATTCCGCAATTGGGCAATTCATGGAGAATTTGAAGGAGCAGTTTTATGTCCGGTTTTCTCAAGAGCCGAAATCCTACGTGTTCAATCTCGTGAGCGGTGCCAGGGTGTGGTGGAACTCACAGGCAGACGAGAGACATTAA
- a CDS encoding HPP family protein, with amino-acid sequence MNLDEKFSNNWRPYVYQSLYAAVSIFIIILVLQMQHAVVIASIGATAFIVFSMPNDIAATPRRVIGGHFLGLVSGAVFSMLTFGPLFFSALVYSLAVGIALFAMVLTDTEHPPAAGTALGVALTGFSIRMAVAVMASVIILSLIHRFARPHIKDLV; translated from the coding sequence ATGAATCTTGACGAGAAGTTTTCCAACAACTGGAGACCCTATGTTTACCAGAGTCTTTACGCGGCAGTTTCGATATTCATCATAATCCTGGTACTTCAGATGCAGCACGCCGTGGTTATTGCTTCTATCGGGGCGACGGCCTTCATCGTCTTTTCAATGCCAAATGACATTGCTGCTACCCCCCGGAGAGTCATCGGTGGTCATTTCCTGGGTCTTGTTTCAGGGGCTGTCTTTTCCATGCTGACCTTTGGTCCACTGTTCTTCTCAGCGCTTGTATACTCTCTGGCTGTGGGGATAGCGCTATTTGCCATGGTTTTGACTGACACCGAACATCCCCCTGCAGCGGGTACGGCTTTGGGAGTTGCACTTACTGGCTTTTCTATTCGAATGGCAGTGGCAGTTATGGCGAGCGTCATTATTCTTTCGCTCATACATCGTTTCGCCAGGCCCCACATAAAGGATTTGGTATAG